A single Microbacterium protaetiae DNA region contains:
- a CDS encoding ABC transporter ATP-binding protein → MSALPPPVIEMAGARKTYRSGQIEFEALSGIDLSVTEGEYVAIVGPSGSGKSTLMNILGCLDVLTSGSYRLGGEDVERLSEVALARVRNRQIGFVFQQFHLLPSLSALRNVELPMVYGRVEKTERRERAAAALERVGLSDRLNNRPGELSGGQQQRVAVARALAGDPTMILADEPTGNLDSASTDDVLGLFDELHAAGRTIVLITHEHDVARRARRMVTVRDGLIVSDGATQEAAA, encoded by the coding sequence ATGAGTGCACTGCCGCCGCCGGTCATCGAGATGGCCGGTGCCCGCAAGACCTACCGCAGCGGTCAGATCGAGTTCGAGGCATTGTCCGGCATCGACCTGAGCGTCACCGAGGGCGAGTATGTGGCCATCGTCGGTCCGTCGGGGTCGGGCAAGTCGACCCTGATGAACATCCTCGGATGCCTCGACGTGCTCACCAGCGGTTCGTACCGACTCGGCGGCGAAGACGTCGAAAGGCTCAGCGAGGTCGCGCTGGCGCGCGTGCGCAACCGGCAGATCGGATTCGTCTTCCAGCAGTTCCATCTGCTGCCCAGCCTGTCGGCGTTGCGGAACGTCGAGCTGCCGATGGTCTACGGGCGGGTCGAGAAGACCGAGCGGCGCGAACGTGCGGCCGCGGCACTGGAACGTGTCGGTCTCAGCGACCGGCTGAACAATCGCCCGGGCGAGCTGTCGGGCGGACAGCAGCAGCGAGTGGCAGTGGCGCGCGCGCTGGCGGGCGATCCGACCATGATCCTCGCCGACGAGCCCACCGGAAACCTCGACTCCGCCTCGACGGACGACGTGCTCGGGCTGTTCGACGAGCTGCACGCGGCGGGGCGGACCATCGTGCTGATCACCCATGAGCACGATGTCGCCCGCCGCGCCCGCCGCATGGTGACGGTGCGCGACGGTCTGATCGTCTCGGACGGCGCCACCCAGGAGGCGGCCGCATGA
- a CDS encoding efflux RND transporter periplasmic adaptor subunit: protein MAVRTFLKSVPRPAWLTAGVAVVVAAGLSVWAFGFVIPGQPTAATTVTRTATAELQTMEKSVSTTGTVAPAIDDEVSFEVSGTVTAVSVAAGDTVKKGQALAKVDTLQLKASLLQAKADLADAKATLASAEDANDGTSAATAQVSAAQAAVDVAQASVDDAEDAMDDATLVAPSAGLVTAVNIAVGDKISGGSSSGGSSSGASGAGSAAAPSAASGSSSTASSASTSSAAFTIVSTNAWTVDVSIGETDIAHVAKGDQVELTTDDEGKYYGTVTQVGLLPSTSSGSAQYPVSVAITGDGKGLFDGVSVDVSIVYERRTDVLVVPSMAVTTTDGKSTVTVVGSDGTQTPTPVEVGETSGQYTEITSGLDEGAVVLMTSFTPSATSGSGSQNSQNQNGRFPSGGSFPGGGELPGGGEFPGGQGGQGGQGGQGGNR from the coding sequence ATGGCAGTGCGTACCTTTCTGAAAAGCGTCCCGCGACCGGCGTGGCTGACCGCCGGCGTGGCGGTTGTCGTTGCCGCCGGACTTTCGGTCTGGGCCTTCGGCTTCGTGATCCCCGGTCAGCCCACCGCCGCCACGACAGTCACGCGCACGGCGACCGCCGAGCTGCAGACGATGGAGAAGTCGGTCTCCACCACCGGAACGGTCGCCCCGGCGATCGACGATGAGGTGAGCTTCGAGGTCTCGGGGACGGTCACCGCTGTCTCGGTCGCCGCCGGCGACACCGTGAAGAAGGGACAGGCGCTGGCAAAGGTCGACACGCTGCAGCTGAAGGCGTCGCTGCTGCAGGCGAAGGCTGATCTCGCCGACGCGAAGGCGACGCTGGCTTCGGCTGAGGATGCGAACGACGGCACCAGCGCAGCCACCGCCCAGGTCTCGGCTGCCCAAGCCGCCGTCGATGTGGCGCAGGCTTCGGTCGATGACGCCGAAGACGCGATGGACGACGCGACGCTCGTCGCTCCCTCCGCGGGACTGGTGACCGCCGTGAACATCGCGGTCGGCGACAAGATCTCGGGCGGGTCCTCCTCGGGCGGGTCTTCGAGCGGGGCATCTGGCGCAGGCTCCGCAGCCGCGCCGTCAGCGGCATCCGGCTCGTCGTCCACTGCCAGCTCTGCCAGCACGTCGTCGGCGGCGTTCACCATTGTGAGCACCAACGCGTGGACCGTCGACGTCTCGATCGGTGAGACCGACATCGCCCACGTGGCCAAGGGCGATCAGGTGGAGTTGACCACCGACGACGAGGGGAAGTACTACGGCACCGTGACGCAGGTCGGGCTGCTGCCGTCGACCTCGTCGGGCTCGGCACAGTACCCGGTGTCGGTCGCTATCACCGGTGACGGCAAGGGCCTGTTCGACGGCGTGTCCGTCGACGTCTCAATCGTCTACGAGCGTCGCACCGATGTGCTGGTGGTCCCCTCGATGGCCGTGACCACCACTGACGGCAAGAGCACCGTCACGGTTGTCGGCTCCGACGGCACGCAGACCCCCACCCCGGTCGAGGTGGGTGAGACCTCGGGGCAGTACACCGAGATCACCTCGGGTCTGGACGAAGGCGCCGTGGTGCTGATGACATCGTTCACCCCGTCGGCGACCTCAGGCAGCGGTTCGCAGAACAGCCAGAACCAGAACGGTCGCTTCCCGAGCGGCGGGTCGTTCCCCGGTGGCGGCGAATTGCCGGGCGGCGGCGAGTTCCCCGGCGGCCAGGGCGGCCAGGGCGGTCAGGGCGGTCAGGGCGGAAACCGATGA